One window of the Zea mays cultivar B73 chromosome 3, Zm-B73-REFERENCE-NAM-5.0, whole genome shotgun sequence genome contains the following:
- the LOC103651392 gene encoding probable receptor-like protein kinase At2g42960, with protein MSSSNNSVSAALSGTTPVFRLRVWQLIAIAVGIVMAILLVIALCLSLRRKKKTVKGFDNTSLAEIPIVSKEINVDRVDAQSLHDGEAPFMPVQDKYSQTKGAGQLGGRRSVDVDAFSQCSSVYNIEKAGSSYSEDYSYSSSGPARKGSSPYAYSASPLVGLPELSHLGWGHWFTLRDLECATNRFAKSNVLGEGGYGVVYKGRLVNGTEIAVKKILNNVGQAEKEFRVEVEAIGHVRHKNLVRLLGYCVEGIHRMLVYEYVNNGNLEQWLHGVNQHGVLSWENRMKILLGTAKALAYLHEAIDPKVVHRDIKSSNILIDDEFNSKVSDFGLAKLLNSDKSHINTRVMGTYGYVAPEYANSGMLNEKSDIYSFGVVLLECVTARDPVDYSKPADEVNLIEWLKMMVTSKRAEEVVDPNLDVKPPKRALKRAILVGFKCVDPDADKRPKMSHVVQMLESVQNAYHQDQRKLSQVGSIDIESQQSLEETSNSADA; from the exons ATGTCGTCGTCCAACAACTCTGTCAGCGCGGCGCTGTCAGGAACGACGCCCGTGTTCCGGCTGAGAGTATGGCAGCTGATTGCCATCGCCGTCGGGATAGTCATGGCGATCCTGCTCGTCATTGCGTTGTGCCTTTCGCTGCGGAGGAAAAAGAAGACAGTGAAAGGGTTCGACAACACTTCGCTGGCCGAGATCCCGATCGTCTCCAAGGAGATCAACGTCGACAGAGTCGATGCGCAGAGCCTACATGACGGTGAAGCGCCCTTCATGCCGGTGCAGGATAAGTACTCGCAGACCAAAGGCGCAGGGCAGCTGGGAGGGCGTAGATCCGTCGACGTCGACGCGTTCAGCCAGTGCAGCTCGGTGTACAACATAGAGAAGGCCGGGAGCTCGTACTCCGAAGATTACAGCTACAGCAGCTCCGGTCCGGCTAGGAAAGGCAGCTCACCGTATGCGTATTCAGCGTCGCCGCTGGTTGGCCTGCCTGAGCTGTCGCATCTAGGCTGGGGCCACTGGTTTACCTTGAGGGACCTGGAGTGCGCCACGAACCGGTTTGCGAAGAGCAATGTTCTTGGGGAGGGTGGCTACGGAGTTGTCTACAAGGGCCGTCTGGTGAATGGGACTGAGATCGCCGTGAAGAAGATCCTTAATAATGT GGGGCAGGCAGAGAAGGAATTCAGAGTTGAAGTTGAAGCCATCGGTCATGTTCGGCACAAGAATCTGGTCCGCCTTCTGGGATATTGCGTGGAAGGGATACATAG GATGCTTGTCTACGAGTATGTTAATAATGGCAACCTGGAACAATGGCTTCATGGCGTGAATCAACACGGTGTCCTTAGTTGGGAAAACCGTATGAAAATTCTCCTTGGCACTGCAAAAGC TCTCGCGTACCTTCATGAGGCCATAGACCCCAAAGTTGTGCACAGAGACATCAAGTCAAGTAATATCTTAATCGACGATGAATTCAACAGCAAGGTTTCTGATTTTGGGTTGGCTAAACTTCTGAATTCTGACAAAAGTCATATCAATACAAGAGTTATGGGAACATATGG GTATGTAGCACCTGAGTACGCAAATAGTGGGATGCTAAATGAAAAAAGTGACATATACAGTTTTGGAGTGGTGTTGTTAGAATGTGTGACAGCTAGGGATCCAGTTGATTACAGTAAGCCTGCAGATGAG GTGAATCTCATAGAGTGGCTTAAGATGATGGTTACCAGTAAGAGGGCAGAGGAGGTAGTGGATCCAAACCTCGATGTTAAGCCACCAAAACGTGCCCTTAAGCGGGCAATCCTGGTTGGCTTCAAGTGCGTTGATCCTGATGCTGACAAGAGGCCAAAGATGAGTCACGTTGTCCAGATGCTTGAATCCGTTCAGAACGCATACCATCAA GATCAAAGAAAGCTCAGCCAGGTGGGAAGCATAGATATCGAGTCGCAGCAGTCGCTAGAGGAGACTTCAAACAGTGCTGATGCCTGA